The following coding sequences are from one Streptomyces sp. NBC_01485 window:
- a CDS encoding serine/threonine protein kinase has protein sequence MSSRSGIYFSLRRDTLFPGILLDGRYRVLRKLGKGGEGEIFAALDEQRRCEVAVKSQFPRTFESTTAYASAALPMENELERLQFMRRVPGIPRLMGNGHYGRNRGRYIVMELVEGLTVESWITDHHPVPAAAAVSVVAQLCKILDSVHDEKYVHRDVTAKNVMMQFDGRVRLLDVGISGVAGDINDDPRGTPGYAPPEQYDRTAVLAPQVDVFSLGAMLFAMLGPELPYSSLEGPPDATTPAFPKGIRAEMPEPLRSLALAMVSVDPRERPDGVAEVLGYLRPMLPEPGSPASPKATRPDPTAPYRLGLSVP, from the coding sequence GTGTCGAGCCGATCGGGGATTTACTTTTCCTTACGGAGGGACACGTTGTTTCCTGGCATTCTCCTTGACGGTCGTTATCGAGTGCTACGAAAGCTCGGAAAAGGCGGTGAGGGCGAGATCTTCGCGGCGCTGGACGAGCAGCGCCGTTGCGAAGTGGCGGTCAAATCACAGTTCCCTCGTACCTTCGAATCAACAACCGCTTACGCCTCCGCCGCTCTACCCATGGAGAACGAGCTCGAGCGGCTCCAGTTCATGCGGCGCGTGCCGGGAATCCCCCGATTGATGGGGAACGGCCACTATGGGCGGAACAGAGGCCGGTACATCGTGATGGAACTGGTCGAGGGCCTTACGGTCGAGTCCTGGATCACCGACCACCACCCCGTTCCGGCGGCTGCGGCTGTGTCGGTCGTCGCCCAGCTCTGCAAGATTCTGGACAGCGTGCACGATGAGAAATACGTGCATCGGGATGTCACGGCGAAAAACGTGATGATGCAGTTCGACGGTCGTGTCCGGCTGCTGGACGTGGGCATCTCCGGCGTGGCCGGAGACATCAACGACGATCCTCGCGGCACTCCCGGTTACGCGCCCCCGGAGCAGTACGACCGGACGGCGGTGCTCGCTCCGCAGGTCGACGTCTTCTCCCTTGGCGCGATGCTGTTCGCAATGCTGGGCCCGGAGCTGCCGTACAGCAGTTTGGAAGGCCCGCCTGACGCCACGACCCCGGCCTTCCCTAAGGGCATCCGCGCCGAGATGCCCGAACCACTCCGGAGCCTCGCGCTCGCCATGGTCTCCGTCGACCCGCGCGAACGGCCGGACGGCGTGGCTGAGGTGCTGGGCTACCTACGACCGATGCTGCCCGAGCCCGGTTCCCCTGCCTCTCCGAAGGCGACGCGCCCCGATCCGACGGCCCCCTACCGCCTCGGGTTGTCCGTGCCGTAA
- a CDS encoding PD-(D/E)XK nuclease family protein — translation MRLSMFGPERYQCPASNVLKARGLKPRARSAWKPEVLDPFPHGPFMAAADEFERPVDEPLPRASRSGRQRPLHDGVRQWTEHALRTYREAFPRDPDLRLAHAPWIYKHQQATGNGQATVEYRITAWGRCLESTDGRLRELRLPVNRLRARSEAERAIAALVVAEGDFDPRLERVKVVQFALSDGRMGPVFEGTRDEALAVYREDGAPAVRALLDSQEYRPGTACASCVVAPVCPALPKAAGLLGLTDRSRPRRSWSSTTGRGHQSCPARGYLRGLRLPTDDAVERGAAVERGRAVHAFLAERHNRQQRTLCTPEIPADWVPEGYRLFDEERQLGADLLRHHAEVCPLRTVGPQSEIRIEPQLAFDDPAADLLVLADPDLLYQDAGSWVWRETKTSASDRPRRDVLAAYPQLALAVKIIGSGALPGPQARGRVELELLRPGGADLRTLDPFAHSTRAAAEAVLREQVSGWHTETLFKAVPGNECASCEVARWCSARQSLPPGPGAGL, via the coding sequence ATGCGGCTCAGCATGTTCGGCCCGGAGCGGTACCAGTGCCCCGCGTCCAACGTGCTGAAGGCACGCGGACTCAAGCCGCGCGCCCGGTCCGCCTGGAAACCGGAGGTACTGGATCCATTCCCCCATGGCCCGTTCATGGCTGCAGCCGACGAGTTTGAAAGACCGGTGGACGAGCCGTTGCCGCGCGCATCCAGAAGTGGTCGGCAACGTCCGCTGCACGACGGTGTACGGCAGTGGACCGAGCATGCGCTGCGGACGTACCGAGAGGCGTTTCCTAGGGACCCGGACCTGCGTCTCGCCCATGCACCCTGGATTTACAAGCATCAGCAAGCTACCGGCAACGGTCAGGCCACCGTGGAGTACCGGATCACCGCCTGGGGACGCTGCTTGGAGTCCACCGACGGTCGACTGCGCGAGCTGCGCCTGCCAGTTAACCGTCTCCGTGCCCGCAGCGAGGCGGAACGCGCGATAGCTGCGCTCGTTGTGGCAGAGGGCGACTTCGATCCTCGGCTGGAACGAGTCAAGGTCGTTCAGTTTGCCCTGTCTGACGGCCGCATGGGCCCGGTCTTCGAGGGCACCCGGGACGAAGCCCTGGCCGTATACAGGGAAGACGGGGCACCCGCTGTCCGCGCGCTGCTCGACAGCCAGGAGTACCGCCCCGGCACCGCCTGCGCCTCGTGCGTCGTCGCGCCGGTTTGCCCGGCACTTCCGAAGGCCGCGGGGCTGCTGGGGCTGACCGACCGGAGTCGGCCGCGGCGCAGTTGGTCTTCGACCACTGGTCGAGGCCACCAGAGTTGCCCGGCCCGCGGCTATCTGCGTGGCCTGCGGCTCCCGACCGATGACGCAGTGGAGAGGGGCGCTGCCGTTGAACGTGGGCGGGCGGTACATGCGTTCCTCGCCGAGCGGCACAACCGGCAGCAGCGCACGCTGTGCACGCCCGAGATTCCGGCGGACTGGGTGCCCGAGGGATACCGGCTCTTCGATGAGGAGCGGCAGCTCGGCGCCGATTTGCTCCGTCACCATGCCGAGGTCTGCCCGCTGCGTACGGTCGGACCGCAGTCGGAGATCCGGATCGAACCCCAGCTGGCGTTCGACGACCCCGCAGCCGACCTGCTTGTCCTGGCGGACCCCGACCTGCTGTACCAGGACGCGGGTTCCTGGGTCTGGCGGGAGACCAAGACCTCCGCCAGCGACCGCCCCCGCCGCGACGTACTTGCTGCCTATCCCCAGCTGGCCTTGGCCGTAAAGATCATCGGCAGTGGCGCACTGCCCGGCCCGCAGGCCCGAGGACGGGTCGAGCTGGAGCTGCTGCGCCCTGGAGGAGCCGACCTGCGCACGCTCGACCCGTTCGCACACTCAACCCGTGCCGCCGCTGAGGCGGTGCTGCGCGAGCAGGTCTCAGGTTGGCATACGGAGACGCTCTTCAAGGCAGTTCCCGGCAACGAGTGCGCCAGCTGCGAGGTGGCGCGGTGGTGCTCAGCGCGGCAGTCGCTGCCGCCTGGACCGGGGGCGGGTCTGTGA
- a CDS encoding pPIWI_RE module domain-containing protein — translation MYHLISTTAYEPDPQAGPWTEQYRVISFSEEWRTEFMDLYRRRWRRREQPVGLPISKLNDLLRATAPGLVATGRGAGSSAEAPWFYASEEMPAELVAPLLASWVMTLPPGTDPDAERMADHRATLDRALALIDDHTPQWRNESVDLTAAELSPGGTAQPDRRLYHLLPERIGARLAVRPLRLDGIDLSFRLVTREQGVELVSWPPRSYTRGKRTWHYSGLVTITLQTVPFAARFRLHVSYGIRRWATGSPVRLPEGRGATVLLDAPLPWPGAGGPRRRLTANSLAYDRRLGMLAWSRQSLVGLLPELDVLRVYPKPSELIAEPVDWIEGRDGVAAGILHSTAMGRHGVGAGIMPLERSLLDRWVEEALRPVLRRVPDLERAHRKSKPVLLPTSQTNDPEKQETRSRHRVQARRNAVSATLDGQPLLVDLLWQTEETRDALIAALCEGLGLPAAAGGADGDQEWQEGGLRVVLRARPLGDLGAPLDIARLSGQSRAQALAEAVRRRAARTAAQLGTRTGPAGLALVEILGPDRFSKEDHDPKSALRHGCAAARRVSQFIVVPEDADGAVALRAKSAFADGMRQLGAVVPPDQQLDEELSDDLQYLALWHVRRQANGPTRQAGQHLVALRIRPRDPVHPVRGWDDARKEWVPYAQLLLTLAADGAALEAPTQTRSGWDASTTDGRRDEVERQIRSLLYQVRDRPTLLLANSGNLRECWPGLNNGQLVRDMVTFYGEPPARLALYGADLRMVLLRDANSRGETPQWYAPGETDEETPGFSAGLWSARDAGRDNRVFASTVGKPPTAGTVRRDLRKLVPDKDWPHGPAATAWNPQALELTVLGCLSEEALSSAGRTDTIPDRPAVVAAAAHQLRFHDEYHPLSRPLPLHLAKLAEEYVLPLAPAPAPAAQENTE, via the coding sequence ATGTACCACCTGATCAGCACCACCGCCTACGAACCGGACCCGCAGGCCGGGCCCTGGACCGAGCAGTACCGGGTCATCAGCTTCTCCGAGGAATGGAGGACCGAGTTCATGGACCTGTACCGGCGGCGGTGGCGCCGCCGGGAACAACCGGTGGGCCTGCCGATCAGCAAGCTCAACGACCTGCTGCGGGCCACCGCCCCGGGACTGGTAGCTACCGGCCGGGGAGCAGGAAGCAGCGCCGAGGCGCCCTGGTTCTACGCGTCCGAGGAGATGCCGGCTGAACTGGTCGCCCCGCTGCTGGCCTCCTGGGTGATGACTCTGCCGCCCGGCACCGACCCCGATGCCGAGCGTATGGCCGATCACCGGGCGACCTTGGACCGGGCACTGGCGCTGATCGACGATCACACCCCGCAGTGGCGAAACGAGTCCGTGGACCTCACGGCTGCGGAACTCTCCCCGGGCGGCACAGCCCAGCCCGACCGCAGGCTCTATCACCTGCTCCCCGAGCGGATCGGTGCCAGGCTCGCCGTTCGCCCGCTCCGCCTCGACGGCATCGACCTCTCCTTTCGGCTGGTCACCCGTGAACAAGGAGTCGAGCTGGTCAGCTGGCCGCCGCGGTCGTACACCCGGGGAAAGCGAACCTGGCACTACTCGGGGCTGGTGACCATCACCCTTCAGACGGTGCCGTTCGCCGCGCGGTTCCGCCTGCACGTCTCGTACGGAATCCGCCGCTGGGCCACCGGATCGCCCGTACGGCTGCCAGAAGGCCGTGGCGCGACCGTTCTGCTCGACGCGCCGCTGCCGTGGCCGGGTGCCGGTGGTCCGCGCCGACGGCTCACCGCCAATTCCCTTGCCTATGACCGCCGCCTCGGCATGCTCGCCTGGAGCCGGCAGAGCCTGGTCGGCCTGTTACCCGAACTGGACGTGCTGCGTGTCTACCCCAAGCCGTCCGAGCTGATCGCCGAACCGGTCGACTGGATCGAGGGCCGGGACGGGGTTGCCGCGGGCATCCTGCACAGCACCGCGATGGGCCGGCACGGCGTCGGCGCCGGGATCATGCCGCTCGAACGGTCGCTGCTCGACCGCTGGGTCGAGGAGGCTCTCCGCCCCGTCCTGCGCCGGGTGCCCGACCTTGAACGCGCGCACCGAAAGTCCAAGCCTGTCCTCCTGCCCACCTCGCAGACGAACGACCCGGAGAAACAGGAAACGCGCTCCCGGCACCGGGTGCAAGCCCGGCGCAACGCGGTGAGTGCGACCCTCGATGGGCAGCCGCTGCTGGTGGACCTGCTCTGGCAGACGGAGGAGACGCGGGACGCGTTGATCGCGGCGCTTTGCGAGGGGCTGGGCCTCCCGGCTGCTGCCGGTGGAGCGGATGGCGACCAGGAGTGGCAGGAAGGGGGCTTGCGTGTCGTGCTCCGTGCCCGGCCCCTGGGGGACCTGGGTGCCCCACTGGACATCGCCAGGCTATCCGGCCAGTCACGGGCCCAAGCACTGGCCGAGGCTGTCCGCAGGCGCGCCGCGCGGACGGCCGCACAACTCGGTACCCGAACGGGTCCGGCGGGGCTGGCGCTCGTGGAGATCCTCGGCCCCGACCGATTCTCCAAAGAGGACCACGACCCCAAGTCCGCTCTGCGGCACGGCTGCGCTGCAGCTCGCCGGGTCAGCCAGTTCATCGTGGTTCCGGAGGACGCAGACGGGGCTGTGGCTTTGCGCGCCAAGTCCGCCTTCGCTGACGGAATGCGCCAGCTCGGTGCCGTGGTCCCGCCGGACCAACAGCTGGACGAGGAATTGAGCGACGATCTCCAGTACCTCGCGCTCTGGCACGTCCGGCGACAGGCCAACGGGCCGACCCGGCAAGCGGGACAGCACTTGGTTGCCCTCCGGATCCGGCCACGTGATCCGGTGCATCCCGTACGCGGCTGGGACGACGCCCGAAAGGAGTGGGTGCCGTACGCCCAGCTGTTGCTCACTCTCGCTGCCGACGGCGCTGCGCTGGAAGCCCCCACGCAGACCCGATCGGGTTGGGACGCCTCGACCACCGATGGGCGGCGCGACGAGGTCGAACGCCAGATAAGGTCATTGCTCTATCAGGTGCGTGACCGGCCGACCCTGCTACTGGCCAACAGCGGCAACCTACGGGAGTGTTGGCCCGGCCTGAACAATGGGCAGTTGGTTAGGGACATGGTCACCTTCTACGGGGAGCCGCCCGCGCGGCTCGCACTCTATGGGGCCGACCTACGGATGGTGCTGCTCCGGGACGCCAACAGCCGTGGCGAGACGCCCCAGTGGTACGCACCTGGTGAGACTGACGAGGAGACTCCGGGATTCTCCGCCGGCCTTTGGTCGGCACGGGACGCTGGCCGGGACAACCGGGTGTTCGCCAGCACCGTGGGGAAACCGCCGACCGCCGGCACGGTACGGCGCGACCTCCGCAAGCTGGTCCCCGACAAGGACTGGCCACACGGCCCCGCAGCCACGGCCTGGAACCCCCAGGCGCTGGAACTCACCGTGCTGGGATGTCTGTCCGAGGAGGCCCTCTCGTCTGCCGGACGCACCGACACCATCCCGGACCGGCCCGCCGTGGTAGCGGCGGCTGCCCACCAGTTGCGCTTCCACGACGAGTACCACCCCCTCTCTCGGCCGCTCCCGCTGCACCTTGCGAAGCTGGCCGAGGAGTACGTACTACCACTTGCCCCGGCCCCAGCTCCGGCAGCGCAGGAAAACACTGAGTAG
- a CDS encoding AIPR family protein, with translation MGDGVTPQEAAAVLKKVLDDRTDLDRDEYGDNKRLLFALQLHQGIDDIHAVAVDSLTDGGQDHGCDLVYIDPDSEKLIIAQGFESPKSSLAEPKVWKATALNESVAWLLSGKPEDLPARLKPAGEAVRQALQDGRIKEAQFWFVHNQLETANARAELDATVRMATRVLQQAYPDSAPERVIGLEVGVPTLYRWYKGSRSPILVTDEITLTVDDCFELSSGKWSAVCTAVDTAWLQNLYWEHNGTEENRLFSANVRGFVGVKGKKGAINSAIRKTVQEQPANLFVLNNGVTALTQGVEVGEPGPDGRRVITLQGLSIVNGAQTTGAVSDETLRRQTEAGQLLIRFVVCDDPSLVSEVIRTTNRQLATLPADFRSNDRTQLRLIKEFQQLGDIAYDGGRRTDPSDIAVAPPANRVVATTAAKALAAFHGDPYIAYNEPGRIWSDDGLYASLFGDHTTARHVLFCYGLHRAVEQAKTEYAVRCRNDPDLKGNPRKVHDFLQRRGAVPVVVDAVAACMDTLLGRGTRDPFTLGFSRQPTLPKVIKHWHQALKPIVPFLPHLAPALQRGGSKGAGEHDRAKAVEDARTNFAGVVESLSDQEHTMTVFDVFRQNLGERAD, from the coding sequence GTGGGTGACGGGGTAACGCCACAGGAAGCGGCGGCCGTACTCAAGAAGGTGCTCGACGACCGCACCGACCTCGACCGTGATGAATACGGGGACAACAAGCGCCTGCTCTTCGCCCTCCAGCTGCACCAGGGAATCGACGACATCCATGCGGTGGCCGTCGATTCCCTGACCGACGGGGGTCAGGACCACGGCTGTGACCTGGTCTACATCGACCCCGACTCCGAGAAGCTCATCATTGCCCAGGGGTTCGAGTCTCCCAAGTCATCCCTCGCAGAGCCCAAAGTATGGAAAGCCACCGCCCTCAACGAGAGCGTCGCCTGGCTGCTGAGCGGGAAACCGGAGGACCTGCCCGCACGGCTGAAGCCCGCCGGCGAGGCCGTCCGTCAGGCCCTCCAGGACGGACGCATCAAGGAGGCGCAGTTCTGGTTCGTCCACAATCAACTCGAGACCGCCAACGCGCGGGCCGAGCTCGACGCAACCGTTCGCATGGCGACGCGAGTGCTTCAGCAAGCGTATCCGGACTCCGCTCCGGAGCGCGTCATCGGTCTCGAGGTAGGTGTGCCCACCCTGTACCGCTGGTACAAAGGGTCGCGGAGTCCCATTCTGGTCACCGATGAGATCACTCTCACCGTGGATGACTGCTTCGAACTGTCAAGCGGTAAGTGGAGCGCCGTGTGCACCGCCGTGGACACCGCCTGGCTCCAGAACCTGTACTGGGAACACAACGGCACCGAGGAAAACCGTCTGTTCTCCGCCAACGTCCGTGGCTTCGTCGGAGTCAAGGGCAAGAAGGGCGCTATCAACAGCGCGATCCGTAAAACCGTGCAGGAGCAGCCGGCAAATCTCTTCGTCCTGAACAACGGCGTTACGGCTCTCACCCAGGGAGTCGAGGTTGGTGAGCCTGGCCCCGACGGTCGGCGTGTCATCACGTTGCAGGGTCTGTCGATCGTCAATGGTGCACAAACGACCGGGGCCGTGAGCGACGAAACCCTCCGCAGACAGACCGAGGCCGGCCAGCTGCTGATCCGGTTCGTGGTGTGCGACGACCCTTCGCTCGTCAGCGAGGTGATCCGCACCACGAACCGTCAGCTCGCCACCCTGCCGGCGGACTTCCGCAGCAACGACCGTACCCAGCTGCGCCTCATCAAGGAGTTCCAGCAGCTCGGCGACATCGCCTACGACGGCGGGCGCCGTACCGACCCCAGCGACATCGCAGTGGCGCCACCCGCGAACCGCGTCGTGGCGACGACGGCAGCCAAGGCCCTCGCAGCCTTCCACGGTGATCCCTACATCGCTTACAACGAGCCGGGCAGGATCTGGTCGGACGACGGGCTCTACGCCAGCCTCTTCGGCGACCACACCACGGCACGACATGTGCTGTTCTGCTACGGGTTGCATCGCGCGGTGGAGCAGGCGAAGACCGAGTACGCAGTCAGGTGCAGGAACGATCCAGACCTCAAGGGCAACCCGCGCAAGGTGCACGACTTCCTCCAGCGCCGCGGTGCTGTCCCCGTGGTCGTCGATGCCGTCGCCGCTTGCATGGACACCCTGCTCGGCCGCGGCACGCGCGATCCGTTCACTCTCGGGTTCTCCCGGCAGCCCACGCTCCCCAAAGTGATCAAGCACTGGCATCAGGCACTCAAACCCATAGTTCCGTTCCTCCCGCACCTCGCACCCGCTCTCCAACGCGGGGGCTCGAAAGGTGCCGGCGAGCACGACCGGGCAAAGGCGGTTGAGGACGCCCGCACGAACTTCGCCGGGGTGGTCGAATCCCTGAGCGATCAGGAGCACACGATGACGGTTTTTGACGTCTTCCGGCAGAACCTTGGCGAAAGGGCTGACTAG
- a CDS encoding McrC family protein, which translates to MTRLDLSESGKAIQAELSPLQAAALTSSRIVRVEPGRRPGLWRISGNRLVGAARIGGIDVRIAPKTPIARLLFLLAYTAAPDRWYPEPIEASERDGLLPAVAYAFVRAAERGLRHGALQGYVSVDATLPVVRGRIRHADQLRRHFGRAFPVEASYEEFTEDIPENRILRSAAWRLLALPGVPATCRPELRRVIAALPDVGDVPSTRALPDWTASPDNARLRTAIRLGELVLRGASYELDGGGTVPVDGLLINMEKVFEDFVAVSLREALRPYSGYVITDGGRHFLDEAHRIRLLPDVVWCRGDGTAAGVADAKYKADSVRGFPNADLYQMASYCLGLGLDRGHLIYAAGERQALRHTVRHSGIELIQHTVPLAAEPPAVLTAMSRIAAALVHKA; encoded by the coding sequence ATGACGCGCCTCGACCTGTCCGAGAGCGGCAAAGCCATTCAAGCGGAACTCAGCCCGCTACAGGCAGCTGCCCTGACCTCGTCTCGCATCGTGCGAGTGGAGCCAGGCCGCCGCCCCGGTCTGTGGCGAATCAGCGGCAACCGGCTCGTCGGGGCCGCGCGAATCGGGGGCATCGATGTCCGCATCGCGCCCAAGACGCCAATCGCACGTCTCCTGTTCCTCCTGGCGTACACCGCAGCTCCGGACCGTTGGTACCCCGAGCCCATCGAAGCGTCGGAGCGCGACGGACTGCTCCCGGCGGTGGCGTACGCTTTCGTCAGAGCCGCTGAGCGCGGCCTCCGCCACGGCGCACTACAGGGGTACGTGAGTGTCGACGCGACACTGCCCGTCGTACGCGGTCGTATACGCCATGCTGATCAGCTGCGTCGGCACTTCGGCAGAGCCTTCCCCGTGGAAGCAAGCTACGAGGAATTCACCGAAGACATCCCAGAGAATCGCATCCTACGCTCGGCGGCCTGGCGTCTCTTGGCGCTCCCCGGGGTGCCGGCAACCTGCCGTCCCGAGCTCAGACGGGTGATCGCCGCACTCCCCGATGTGGGAGACGTGCCATCGACGCGGGCCTTGCCCGACTGGACTGCCAGCCCTGACAACGCGCGCTTGCGTACCGCAATCCGCCTCGGAGAGCTCGTCCTGCGAGGAGCTTCGTACGAACTCGACGGCGGCGGAACCGTCCCCGTGGATGGCCTACTGATCAACATGGAAAAGGTTTTCGAGGACTTTGTTGCTGTATCGCTCCGGGAAGCACTCCGTCCGTACTCCGGATATGTGATCACCGATGGCGGCCGCCACTTCCTCGACGAGGCACACCGGATCCGCCTGCTCCCCGATGTCGTTTGGTGTCGCGGCGACGGCACAGCTGCAGGGGTGGCCGACGCCAAGTACAAGGCGGACTCGGTGCGTGGCTTCCCGAACGCCGATCTCTACCAGATGGCCTCGTACTGTCTCGGTCTGGGACTTGACCGCGGGCACCTCATCTACGCCGCGGGCGAGAGGCAAGCCCTGCGTCACACCGTTCGGCACTCCGGCATTGAGCTCATACAGCACACCGTGCCGCTGGCTGCTGAGCCACCCGCAGTACTCACCGCCATGTCACGAATCGCCGCCGCACTCGTTCATAAAGCATGA
- a CDS encoding McrB family protein: protein MLSPDNAMFGTHELIIRVTEDTGDAGNLGVVLALLTPGTWATRDDVADVLRVDPATVMRYARQIQSSASDRIVSNAAQPDSQAQAHAMRRESTLLPQSGRPDPARRVTVEAMREALGTAAPSPPRRAWLVRASDTGPSDLLQDWLNEGYCGVEASRLRMLEPGSGEDAVRLAVEADYAHLAQVALRDKSAEIHLFLNRMREGDLVLTPAREGDQLYLGEVTSGPHFTSDRTVALTRSVRWLNTAAPIDPFEDDIPDGLNGKLGVQLSVVDLTDLADDLATMLPTEAGAPPPPPRRSLHLPGPDARLAEDLHIRPQDLDDWIKLLKERPQLVFYGPPGTGKTYLARKLALHLTAGRRERVTLVQFHPSYAYEDFFEGFRPRQGKDGQPGFELVPGPFRRTVENARKDPSSPHVLIIDEINRANLARVFGELYFLLEYRDDIVHLQYGTDDGNGFTLPRNVLIIGTMNTVDRSVARVDAAMRRRFSFVELHPTAEPTSSMLRNWLRSEGLPDTAALLLEELNSRIAERDFQLGPSYFMRRSLYEEPGALARAWRTSILPLLADQEPGDTIDRFALDEILDELGIEEAALLRQAPSADEAPGEDVSGPA from the coding sequence GTGCTCTCCCCCGACAACGCCATGTTCGGCACCCACGAACTCATCATCCGGGTCACAGAAGACACAGGTGACGCCGGAAATTTGGGCGTCGTACTCGCGCTGCTCACCCCCGGGACCTGGGCCACCCGGGACGACGTCGCCGACGTACTGCGAGTCGATCCCGCCACCGTCATGCGCTATGCACGGCAGATCCAGTCCAGTGCCTCCGATCGCATCGTCAGCAACGCGGCTCAGCCCGATTCGCAGGCCCAGGCGCACGCCATGCGCAGGGAAAGCACACTCCTGCCACAGTCGGGGAGACCAGATCCAGCCCGGAGAGTTACCGTCGAAGCTATGCGCGAAGCTCTGGGCACCGCTGCGCCATCCCCACCGCGCCGCGCCTGGCTAGTCCGGGCCTCCGACACTGGCCCCTCCGACCTGCTACAGGACTGGCTGAACGAGGGGTACTGCGGCGTCGAGGCGTCACGCTTGCGGATGTTGGAGCCAGGTAGTGGCGAAGATGCCGTACGTCTGGCCGTCGAAGCCGATTACGCCCATCTCGCCCAAGTCGCCCTGAGAGACAAAAGCGCGGAAATCCACCTCTTCCTGAACCGGATGCGCGAGGGTGACCTGGTACTGACCCCTGCCAGAGAGGGTGATCAGCTGTATCTGGGGGAGGTCACGTCGGGCCCACACTTCACATCGGACCGGACGGTGGCCCTGACCCGCAGTGTGCGCTGGCTCAACACCGCGGCCCCTATCGATCCCTTCGAGGACGACATACCGGACGGCCTCAACGGCAAGCTCGGCGTCCAACTCAGCGTCGTCGACCTCACAGACCTCGCCGACGACCTCGCCACCATGCTGCCGACCGAGGCCGGCGCTCCCCCACCTCCACCCCGTCGCAGCCTGCACCTCCCCGGGCCGGACGCCCGGTTGGCCGAAGATCTGCATATCCGTCCGCAGGATCTCGACGACTGGATCAAACTCCTCAAGGAACGGCCTCAGCTCGTCTTCTACGGCCCGCCGGGCACTGGCAAGACGTATCTCGCACGCAAGCTTGCTCTGCACCTCACAGCAGGACGACGTGAACGCGTCACCCTCGTACAGTTTCATCCCTCGTACGCCTACGAGGACTTCTTCGAAGGGTTCCGCCCACGCCAGGGCAAGGACGGGCAGCCCGGATTCGAACTCGTGCCTGGTCCATTCCGGCGCACCGTCGAGAACGCCCGCAAGGACCCATCCAGCCCTCATGTTCTGATCATCGATGAAATCAACCGGGCCAATCTGGCTCGGGTTTTCGGAGAGCTGTACTTCCTGCTGGAGTACCGCGACGACATAGTGCATCTCCAGTACGGAACCGACGACGGCAACGGCTTCACGCTCCCGCGGAATGTCCTCATCATCGGGACGATGAACACGGTCGACCGGTCGGTGGCACGCGTCGACGCAGCCATGCGGCGACGCTTCTCCTTCGTTGAGCTGCATCCCACCGCCGAACCCACCTCGTCCATGCTGCGCAACTGGCTCCGCAGCGAAGGACTTCCGGATACCGCAGCCCTACTCCTAGAAGAGCTCAACAGCCGCATCGCCGAGCGGGACTTCCAGCTCGGACCGTCCTACTTCATGCGCCGTTCGCTGTATGAGGAGCCGGGCGCGCTCGCCCGCGCCTGGCGTACCTCGATCCTGCCGCTGCTAGCCGACCAGGAACCCGGCGATACCATCGATCGGTTCGCGCTAGACGAGATCCTCGACGAGCTCGGCATCGAGGAAGCGGCACTGCTGCGTCAGGCCCCCTCAGCTGACGAAGCTCCTGGCGAGGATGTCAGCGGTCCGGCATGA